The Montipora capricornis isolate CH-2021 chromosome 1, ASM3666992v2, whole genome shotgun sequence genome contains a region encoding:
- the LOC138054220 gene encoding uncharacterized protein → MRRKTLLVIIAVVLWLKINLQSPGRYTGHKPWDPAPRCKNSEEEIELLVQLTYKVHFVLETMGIDCWLMYGSIWGPLRGIDGPLPWDDDVDLGINGDGKFSQKPFKEFEDSFAVYGLLVENRLRQSSLIVITEEHLWPSLDLFVFYDANGVMKRTGIQPWVAPIHFYLYHSFPSKLVKQPLPKVKFGFFNISVPRNGIEIMKHLYPYNWWKVVRPFNCNN, encoded by the coding sequence atgcgCCGCAAGACTCTTCTAGTGATTATTGCTGTGGTTCTATGGCTAAAAATTAACTTACAGAGCCCTGGACGATACACAGGACACAAGCCTTGGGACCCCGCCCCCAGATGCAAAAATTCCGAAGAAGAGATCGAACTCCTCGTGCAACTGACTTACAAAGTGCACTTCGTTCTGGAAACTATGGGAATTGATTGTTGGTTGATGTATGGCTCCATCTGGGGGCCATTGAGAGGAATTGATGGTCCCCTCCCATGGGATGACGATGTCGATCTTGGAATAAACGGCGATGGTAAGTTCAGTCAAAAGCCATTTAAAGAATTCGAAGATTCTTTCGCTGTTTATGGTTTATTGGTAGAAAACAGGTTAAGGCAGAGCTCACTAATAGTCATCACAGAAGAACACCTCTGGCCATCCCTGGATCTTTTCGTTTTTTACGATGCTAATGGAGTAATGAAAAGGACTGGAATCCAGCCATGGGTGGCGCCAATTCACTTTTATCTGTACCACTCGTTTCCTTCAAAATTGGTGAAACAACCGCTGCCCAAAGTAAAGTTCGGATTTTTCAATATCTCGGTTCCTAGGAATGGTATCGAAATCATGAAGCACTTGTATCCATACAATTGGTGGAAAGTGGTTAGACCTTTTAATTGCAATAACTAG